In Blastococcus saxobsidens DD2, the genomic stretch GCCGGAGGCCCGCGCGGCGGCGACCAGCTCCCGCTCCGCCGCGCGCCCCTCGGGGCCGGCCTCGCCGAACCCGCCGGAGATGACCACCAGCCCGCGCACGCGCTTGCGGCGGCAGGACTCCAGGACGCCGGCGACCTCGTCCGCCGGGACCGCCAGGACGGCGAGATCCACGTCGTCGGGGATGGATTCGATGTCGGCGTAGGCCGGAACGCCGCGGACGTGGCGGGCACCGGGGTTGACCGGGTACACCGGGCCGGCGAAGCCGTAGTCGAGCAGGTGCCGGAGCACGGCGTTGCCGATCTTGCCGTCGTCGTTGCTGGCGCCGACCACGGCCACCGACGACGGCGTGAGCAGCCGCCCGATCGACCGGGACTCGCTGCGCTGCTCCCGTTCGTAGGCGACGGCGAGGGCGTCCTCGGTCTGCTCGATGGGGAAGGTCAGGTGGACGACGCCGTCCTCGTAGGAGCGCTCGGCCTTGTAACCGGCGTCCCGGAAGACCCGCACCATCTTGCTGTTCTGGGCGAGCACCTCGGCGACGAACCGCTTGATGCCGCGCTCCCGGGCGGCGGCGGCCAGGTGCTCGAGCAGCACCGACCCCAGCCCGCGGCCCTGGTGGGCGTCCTCGACCAGGAAGGCCACCTCGGCGTCGTCGGTGCCGGGGTACCGGTCGTAGCGGCCGACCCCGATGATCTGGTCGCCCAGCATCACCACGAAGGCCACCCGCCGGTCGTGGTCGACGTGGGTGAAGCGGTGCAGGTCGCGGTCGGAGAGCCGCTTCATCGGGCCGAAGAACCGGTAGTAGCGGGTCTGGTCGCTGCTGCGGTCCATGAGGCCGTTGAGGCCCTCGGCGTCGTCGGGGCAGATCGGCCGCAGGTGCACCGTGCCGCCGTCGGCGGCCACGATGTCGGCCTCCCAGCCCGGCGGCGGGGTGGGGTTCTGCTGGTCCTCGGCGCCGGTGGGCTCAGTCACGGGGGTCGTCCGGGTCGAGACCGAAGTAGGGGAAGCTCGCGCGGCGGGTGCGCATGATCGCCCGGTCGACGCGGGACTCGCTGAAGCTGTCCCAGCGGGAGAACCCGGTGTACCCGCCCTCGGTCATGTGCGTGGGTGGCCGGGCCCGCAGCCCGCGCCGGAGCACGTCCTCGCGCCAGGACTCCGGGATCTCGGTGGCCGGGTCCAGCGGGGTGCCGCTGACCTCGGCGAGCAGGTGGGTCCAGGCGCGGGGCACGCAGCGCACCAGCCCGTAGCCACCGCCGCCGAGGGCGATCCACCGGCCGTCGCAGAGCTGGTGGGCCAGCTCGTGCATGGCCTTGTAGCCGGCGCGCTGGCCGTCGACGGTGAGCGCGAGGTCGGCCAGCGGGTCCTCGTGGTGGGCGTCGCAGCCGCACTGGGTGACGATGATCTGCGGCTGGAACGCCTGGAGCACGCTGGGCACGACCGCGGTGAACGCGCGCAGCCAGGCGGAGTCGTCGGTGCCGTTGGGCAGGGCCAGGTTCACCGCGCTGCCCAGTGCCTTCTCGGCGTCGCCGGTCTCCTCCGGGTAGCCGGTGCCCGGGAACAGGGTCAGCGGCGTCTGGTGGATGCTCACCGTGAGCACGCGGGGATCGTCGTAGAACGCGGTCTGCACGCCGTCGCCGTGGTGGACGTCGAGGTCGACGTAGGCGATCCGCTCGTAGCCCTGCCGCAGCAGCCAGGCGATGGCGACGGCGGCGTCGTTGAACACGCAGAAGCCGGACGCCCGGTCCCGCATGGCGTGGTGCAGGCCGCCGGAGATGTTGACCGCGTGCTGTGCGGCGCCGCTGTGCACCTGCTGGGCGGCGAGCACGCTGCCGCCGGTGATGAGGGCCGCGGCGTCGTACATGTCGGGGAAGACGGGGTTGTCGGGGGTGCCCATGCCGTGGCCGACGTCGGGGACGAACGGCGCCTGCCGGACGGCCTCGAGGTAGCGCGGGTCGTGCACGAGGGTCAGCAGGTCTTCCCCGGCGGGGGTCGGGGTGAGGACTCGCAGCCGGTCGGTGGCCAGGACGCCGAGGCTGTCGGCCAGCCGCATGGTCAGGTCCAGCCGCACCGGGTGCAGCGGGTGGTCGCCGCCCATGGTGTAGCCGAGCAACGCGTCGTCCCAGACGACCGCCACCGAGTCGCTCATCGACCCCTCCCCCGGCGAACCCGGCCGGGCGCGCCTGCTCCCGCCGGACGCTACCGGGTCCGGTTCCCGCACGTACGGCCCCGAGACCGGCTCGGCCACCCCGTCCGGAGTCCTGCGCCCCGTAGACTGGCCGCCGACACGGAGGAGTACCTGTGAACGACCTGATCGACACCACGGAGATGTACCTCCGCACCATCTTCGAGCTGGAGGAAGAGGGCATCGTCCCCCTCCGCGCGCGGATCGCCGAACGCCTGCACCAGAGCGGCCCCACGGTGAGTCAGACGGTCGCCCGCATGGAGCGGGACGGGCTGCTCACGGTCGAGGGCGACCGGCACCTGCAGCTCTCCGACCACGGTCGGCAGCTGGCCACCGCGGTCATGCGCAAGCACCGGCTGGCCGAGTGCCTCCTCGTCGACGTCATCGGGCTGGACTACGCCGACGTCCACGAGGAGGCGTGCCGCTGGGAGCACGTCATGAGCGAGGCGGTCGAACGCCGCCTGCTCTCGCTGCTCGGCAACCCGACGGTCTCGCCGTTCGGCAACCCGATCCCGGGCCTGGAGGCGCTGCGCGGCGACGAGCCGGTGGGTGGCGAGACCTCCACGGTGCTCGACTCGCTCACCCTGCTGTCGACCACGGCCACGGCCGAGGGCCGGCCGGTCGTCATCCGGCGGATCAGCGAGCAGTTGCAGGAGAACCCGCCGCTGCTGCGTGCCCTCGCGGAGCACGGCGTCCGACCCGGGGTCAGGAAGACCGCTCAGCTCGTCGACGGGTCGGTGAGTCTCGACGGCTACGTGCTCCCCGCCGGCGTCGCCCAGCACATGTTCGTGAGCGCGCTCGACGAGGAGCTGACCCTGCTCGAGGCCGCGCCGCTGCTCTGAGCCGCTGCCGCGCCAGGAAGACCGGGTGACCGCGGAACCAGCCACCACCGACCCCGGGAGCACGGCGGCGCACGACCTCGTCGCCACCCGCCGGGACGACGGCGCGGAGGTCCTGCGGGTCCCGGCGGGTGACCTCGACGCCGCCACGATCCCGGTGCAGGCGGTCACGACGGAGCTGGAGGAGCTTCCGCCGGAGGCGTTCCTGCAGGCCCGGGCCGTGCGCCGACCGTTCCGCCGCGCTGAGCCGCGGCAGCGCGGCAGCAGCACCCGGCTCACTACGGTGGGG encodes the following:
- a CDS encoding acetoin utilization protein AcuC, translating into MSDSVAVVWDDALLGYTMGGDHPLHPVRLDLTMRLADSLGVLATDRLRVLTPTPAGEDLLTLVHDPRYLEAVRQAPFVPDVGHGMGTPDNPVFPDMYDAAALITGGSVLAAQQVHSGAAQHAVNISGGLHHAMRDRASGFCVFNDAAVAIAWLLRQGYERIAYVDLDVHHGDGVQTAFYDDPRVLTVSIHQTPLTLFPGTGYPEETGDAEKALGSAVNLALPNGTDDSAWLRAFTAVVPSVLQAFQPQIIVTQCGCDAHHEDPLADLALTVDGQRAGYKAMHELAHQLCDGRWIALGGGGYGLVRCVPRAWTHLLAEVSGTPLDPATEIPESWREDVLRRGLRARPPTHMTEGGYTGFSRWDSFSESRVDRAIMRTRRASFPYFGLDPDDPRD
- a CDS encoding metal-dependent transcriptional regulator, translated to MNDLIDTTEMYLRTIFELEEEGIVPLRARIAERLHQSGPTVSQTVARMERDGLLTVEGDRHLQLSDHGRQLATAVMRKHRLAECLLVDVIGLDYADVHEEACRWEHVMSEAVERRLLSLLGNPTVSPFGNPIPGLEALRGDEPVGGETSTVLDSLTLLSTTATAEGRPVVIRRISEQLQENPPLLRALAEHGVRPGVRKTAQLVDGSVSLDGYVLPAGVAQHMFVSALDEELTLLEAAPLL